The DNA region TGAGGATGAGTGCCACCAAGGTTTCTCGATCTTACCATGACTTCTGAAGCTCCATGAATCTTAACTTTGATGTAACAAGCCCTGAACTCCTGTGGGtttggccaccaggagatgtAGTCCCCAGTCCAAGACGTAAGGTCACTCTCCTGAAATGGTACCACATTATactcatatttatctttttcgaCCCGGAAAAAACGGAAGTGGTTGGCATCAACAGGTGCATTTTCGCATGCTATTAAACTCTGGTAAGCATATATTGGTCCATTTGTTTCATCAAAATTATTTGGGTTTGGTTTGGCTAAGTTAATTCGGAAAGCTGTGTTTTTAAGTGCCGGATCATCATGATCTGAGCGCTGGTAATCTAACTTTCCCAAGTATGGCTGAGAGACACCAATAATGTTTGGGTTCATTTTTGGTGTTGAGGGGGCTGCTTCTAGTTCCTCACCCCCCATTATAGCTGTTACATAAGCTGTGTATGCGTCAGACCTCTGAGCATCGCAGAAGGCTGGCAGGCAAGCACCATTTGGTCCTGTTATCACACTGTCGAAGCGACCCCAGGCCCTTGGATTTGACGAGTAGCCAGCCTTAGGCTCCAGGTTAATCAAGTTTATTACCACCCCCTCTAGTTGCTCAGTGGGCAGGAATTTGTCGCTCATATACGCCCGCACCTTGACATAGCAGCGACGATTTTCAGGTACATCAAGGTTGAACAACCTACGTTCCCTGATTTCCAAATTTCCTATCAAGAAGGTGCGCTCCTCTCTTTTGTTCCTCCCATTGCCAGCAACGGAAGTTTGTGTGGGCTGAAAGTTACTTTCTTCCTCCCAAATGCCTGTGTCTGGATTGAGGGACCAGAGTTTCATTGTAGGGATATGCTCCTGCATTTTGACATGCTCTGTATCAAGGAGAACTTGGACTCCACCAGCTCCTAGAATCTCCTGGTTTGCCTCATCTCGGAAATCAACTGAAAACATTCCATACGTCCTGAGAGGAAGCATTTCTCCCTCATTATCTACAAAGTTGAGATCACCAGGGGCCGCGGGAGCCATGGTGATGTTGCGGGGGTCAAGGAATGTGACGCTGGCCTTAACGGTCCCTTCATATACTTCCCCTGtgtttttgtggaaagagttcgGAGGTATGACCAGTTGACCAATAGGTTCCTCGTCTTTTATTTCACCCAGATAAATGGTGTTGGTTTCACCAGCATTGATGTCAATAGGTTCCTTCTTTCTCATCACTTTTACGTCATGATAGACTGCACCTCCTCTCTTGTCAAAGATTAATACCTTGACTGTATCAATGAATTTTTCAGAGGGGTCCACAAAGTTTACTACAAGTCGTAAGGTGTCTGGAGACACCTGAATTGTGAAGCCACCCTGATATCCTGTGGTACCTATCCGCTCTTTGCCTATGTAAATGTGTCCAAAGCGCAAGGGTTCATCATTGTCTGTTGCAACCACCCTGCCGCGTACGAGAACTTTGGGCTCTGCACAGGTCTGACAGCCACATTCACTCACAACCTTAATAGGCAGGGTGTACCGGCCACAGTTGATCTTTCTGGCCTCCATTTGTTTGACCCCACAACAGTAGCCAGATCCATCTCTACAACGCATATCGAAATCCAGTGACCCAGGGCACTTGTTGTGTGGACAGCGACCTGCATTGTAATACTTGGAGTCTGTTCCAAATTGCCTGCAGTCTTGTGGCAATTTGATCAAGTGATTGTCAGGTGTAGAGTTGCATGCTGGTGTTCCTTTAGCTGTGAAATAGGAAATTTGTAGTCAGTGTGatacattttccatgcatacagATGGACATTCATACAGGACAGACAGCCAGAGGCATAAAATACCACTTTGTCTAAAACTAAAATCTTAATAACTATTTCAGGTAAAAAGTGCATCAAATAATTATGGGTATGAAAACATAATTAAGAACTCAAATAAAGCTGCATCATTGAACTGTAAAGGGTGGGTGATGACTTGGCAAATTATTGTTTGTGATTAAAACTTATGATCTACAGTTTACAGTTCTGTAACTCCATATTAATGACATCGGTCATTATTTTCATTTACTCATAAGAACACAGTTTTCCCTTTCAAATGACCTTCCCTCATCAAATTTATTTGAGAGAGCAGCCATGTAATTTTATTTGAGGTTGAAATTAAATTTATGGAAAACGTATCTACTGTAGCTGTTGTTTAAATGCAATAGTGAATACAAAACACATTAATCATCCTCCATTAAGTAACCTGCTGTGACAGGTGCTAGTGTTTCATTCACCAAAGCACATTTCGAATGCCAAAATGATTAAGAACCTGAGAGATCCCGCAACAAAATCTAGGACTGATTGCTTTTCAGCAGACTATTTCTGACAATCTATATCTTGGATAACAAGCATCAAGGGAATTTTTACAATGTGTAGTTTTGTGTGCAAATGTGGAAATGCATACTTGTCTGAAGATGAAAATAATAGGAGAATTTATGGTGGGGTTTGGATTTCACTTTAATATGGAGTGCTCTGAACGGGTGGGATTTAAGGATTTTAGTTCACTGTGACGTCTTGCCAGTTATACCTTGTTTAGAATGTGGTGATTTCTAccaacttaaaaataataaaacattgtaCCCAACATGTCACTAGGCATTAAAGTCCTTAGTATTTCATCAGAGACCTCAGTATTTAATGGggttatttttcttctttaatgacattttacaaaAGTGCTATAATGACACATCCCTGTTGACTGCTAAAATGGATCTGCACTTACCGAAAACAGTAAGTAGGGCTGAAGTAGACTTAATGCTGCCTGTCAGACTACTTGCTTTGCAGTGATATTGGCCCGACTGCTCTGGTTTCAGGTCACGCAATTTCAAATCTTCGTCGTACTTGAATATTGTGCGGTTCAATAAGGTTCCATTGTGGTACCTTCAGATcaaacaaattcatattttatgttattgtgGTAATATTGCAAGTTGTGAGAAAATGCAATTATAAACTTCATTGTTTCTTTACCAGTAATATTTTTCAGGTTTAGGGTTTCCTGTTGCTCTACAGCAAAGGGTTGCACGTTGTCCCTCATAACGTACTTTGTCTTCTGGATGCTTAACAATATATGGCTTCTCTGTAAGACATAAAACAGAGGAACcaataatgctgtaaaaaaacaTGGTTCATTTTAAGTTTATGCATGAGGCATCATGAACTATGTTAACGTATAGAACCTTATTGTTCAGTGTTATCTTTTGTACTTTTAATATACTTACCTGATGACCTCAGGACGGCCCGTATCCAGAGTGCATCACTGCTGTTGATGGCAACAGGGACAGTGACAGGAGCAAATTTCTGCTTTGTGATGATCACTTGGGTCTGAGGGCTGGAGCAAAGTCCAACAATCTTGAACTGACCCTTAGCATCAGTTTGGGCACGGTTGATCTTGGGTTGGCTAGCCAGAGCCACTGTAGCATCAGCCACTGGCACACCTGTAATGCTGAAGACCTCCCCATGCAGTGTCTGTCCCTCACAGATACAGTAGTTGCAGTCTTCGCTGGGACGTCCCCCTGGACAGATACGCTTGCACAACACTGTAAACAATTTAGAGAAACCCTTTTTACTTTATTAGGGTTTTCTCCCATAAGAAAAGGAAGTTTTTGAAATattaaacagaccaaaataagaCTAAATGGAATGCAAAGGTCTCCTGCCATAACATTTTcttctggtctcatagaatgttTTTTTATACACAGTACCTGGACATGCATCTCCACACTTCTGGACCTCTATGGGTCGTCCTGTACACTGAATCTTAGTTGAGGTTCTGTGACAGGTCCTTCTTCTTGTCTTACGACCCTTACCACAGGTCACAGAGCAAGCGCTCCACAAACCCCATTGACTCCACATAGCTGTTAAGTCAGAAATTTTTTGGGAAAAAAGTGGTGAATAAATAGTTATGACACCATATGTATCACATCACCCTGTTTAGCTAAACCATGTCAGGATAGATAACTGCATTCTGGTTGCATTGATTTTATGATCAAAGACAACAGATCTCTGAACATACAGAAACATGTTTGGGCTTAGCCAGCTAATTGGGCACCACATGTGTCATGTAAATGTCAGTGGGATGTGATCGCTCACGAGCATGACTGGAAAATAAGCCTCAATTCTGAGCCCGGTGTAAAATGTTGCCAGGTGATTCAGACATGCgacaaattaaaacatttgaacataTTTCATATAAAGagcacaaaatgacaaaataagctAAATGTTGTCTAATAATGTAGCTTTATCCAACCCATCTGGGGAATAAAAACGGCTAAAAACCAGTCTAaattggtttgctggttttagaagtGTTTGGGGCAGGCTGGAAGGCCAActtgaccatcttaaaccatctAAGACCATTAAAATATGTTGGATTAGGGATAAATCTAAGGATTTATTTTTAATCAGCAGGGAAGCTAGTGAAACCAGCAAAGAACATTGATGAAGGCAAGTGAATACATGTTTTAAGCAATTTACTGTGTACTACTAAATAATTATAAGAATGGAAACGATCTCTTGCTGTATTAACCTTGACATGGTGGTGTCGAACACTCTCTCCTTTCAATGTGAGGCCCCACACAGACGGGCGAAAGTAGCAGAGGCAGAGGTTGTGTGTTCATGCATTTCCTCTGACGGACTTGAATTCCAACATCATTACAAGCAGTGGCAGAGCAAGGCGCCCATGTGCTCCAGTCGGTCCAGAATGAGTGAACTCAAGAAACAAAGAGCAACAATGATAAACAATCTCATCTAACCTCTAGATACTAAAAAGactaaatgcagtaactacatatTGTTCAATatgtaatacatttatcacattgaTAAATCTGGTAATATTTTGACAGTTCTCTGTAGTCTAGGGGTAGCAGTTGAAGTTACATAGTAACTATCTATTTAGTTAGCTAATTTACGTAAGCTAGCTAGCCTGACTGGGAACGTTAACCAAACAGGGCattcaaaatgtttgtgtgtatctaaaaaatatttttaggtcaAATTATGTGAGTGGCGCTTAGTAGTGCAGAAGACTTTTAAGCAGCCCCGGAAGTTATAGCTGGACTCCGTTGAATCAATGCATGTCGAATGGCAGCAACATTGTGCAAAGTTAAAAAAATAGAATACActggttttgaattttagaacacTGAATGTTGTCTCTCTGCCAGGGCCAATGTGCGACCCCCCTTTAGACTATTGAGAAAATACgataatccacatttggctggacagtCCAAAAAAAATTCAGTCTTGGCATAattattgtgttttggctttaCAGGGTATCGTAAACTGTTGTACCCTCATATGTTTTAATGCAAATGCCTCTGTATGGAATACACTTctctactgctactactactactactctaCTACTGTTGTATTGTCTCTTGACTTATAGTACCTGGTGGACACTGGAATCGCACATGGTAATTAGAACAACTGCGGCCAGATGGCTGCTCCTTATTGATGCACCAGAAGCCCTTCTCCAGGCTGGAATGTACCACCTCTCCTGTAT from Xyrauchen texanus isolate HMW12.3.18 chromosome 50, RBS_HiC_50CHRs, whole genome shotgun sequence includes:
- the cilp2 gene encoding cartilage intermediate layer protein 1, with protein sequence MWDFTVVTLVLSTFFVLSLAQGPIWDSSSLRRLNQTDRNRKLAYNSLFEPQTTGVTEWTSWFNIDHPGGNGDYERLEAIRFYYRERVCSRPVAMEARTTDWVSATDTGEVVHSSLEKGFWCINKEQPSGRSCSNYHVRFQCPPVHSFWTDWSTWAPCSATACNDVGIQVRQRKCMNTQPLPLLLSPVCVGPHIERRECSTPPCQAMWSQWGLWSACSVTCGKGRKTRRRTCHRTSTKIQCTGRPIEVQKCGDACPVLCKRICPGGRPSEDCNYCICEGQTLHGEVFSITGVPVADATVALASQPKINRAQTDAKGQFKIVGLCSSPQTQVIITKQKFAPVTVPVAINSSDALWIRAVLRSSEKPYIVKHPEDKVRYEGQRATLCCRATGNPKPEKYYWYHNGTLLNRTIFKYDEDLKLRDLKPEQSGQYHCKASSLTGSIKSTSALLTVFAKGTPACNSTPDNHLIKLPQDCRQFGTDSKYYNAGRCPHNKCPGSLDFDMRCRDGSGYCCGVKQMEARKINCGRYTLPIKVVSECGCQTCAEPKVLVRGRVVATDNDEPLRFGHIYIGKERIGTTGYQGGFTIQVSPDTLRLVVNFVDPSEKFIDTVKVLIFDKRGGAVYHDVKVMRKKEPIDINAGETNTIYLGEIKDEEPIGQLVIPPNSFHKNTGEVYEGTVKASVTFLDPRNITMAPAAPGDLNFVDNEGEMLPLRTYGMFSVDFRDEANQEILGAGGVQVLLDTEHVKMQEHIPTMKLWSLNPDTGIWEEESNFQPTQTSVAGNGRNKREERTFLIGNLEIRERRLFNLDVPENRRCYVKVRAYMSDKFLPTEQLEGVVINLINLEPKAGYSSNPRAWGRFDSVITGPNGACLPAFCDAQRSDAYTAYVTAIMGGEELEAAPSTPKMNPNIIGVSQPYLGKLDYQRSDHDDPALKNTAFRINLAKPNPNNFDETNGPIYAYQSLIACENAPVDANHFRFFRVEKDKYEYNVVPFQESDLTSWTGDYISWWPNPQEFRACYIKVKIHGASEVMVRSRNLGGTHPQTRGQLYGIRDIRSTRDIHHPNTSAACLEFKCSGMLFDQGMVDRSLISVIPQGNCRRIGINSLLQEYLIKHPPVVQNNESHTFNMLAPVDPLGHNYGIYTVTDQNPRVAKEIAIGRCFDGTSDGFSREMKSDSGVALTFSCPKRTVNRESLFQRLQTNPGLTLTQMAREMRESQGLQVRRGSTQMVAYPFGQQGSSQNRRATNTNRRRPTTRTQPRQ